The Synchiropus splendidus isolate RoL2022-P1 chromosome 11, RoL_Sspl_1.0, whole genome shotgun sequence genome contains a region encoding:
- the dusp1 gene encoding dual specificity protein phosphatase 1, which yields MFLDLTFLPRRTTMVIMEVPTIDCTSFYRLLDADVPGCLVLDCRSFLSFNSSHIPGSTNVRFSTIVRRRARGGLGLEHIIPNENTRNRLVSGDYDSVVLLDERSCDLSQAKKDGTLMLAVTALCRDSCGAPVFVLKGGFEQFSTDYPEVCTKPSPPQGLSLPLSSSRPESSDPSCSPCNTPLYDQGGPVEILPFLYLGSAYHASRKDMLDMLGITALINVSANCPNHFEDSYVYKSIPVEDNHKADISSWFNEAIEFIDSVKNKGGRVFVHCQAGISRSATICLAYLMRTNRVKLDEAFEFVKQRRSIISPNFSFMGQLLQFESQVLASSSCSSEAGSPAIRTSGGSTVFNFPVSIPVHAAAGQRTFLHSPITTSPSC from the exons ATGTTTTTGGATTTAACTTTCCTGCCCCGTCGTACTACTATGGTCATAATGGAGGTTCCCACCATCGACTGCACGTCTTTTTATCGTCTGCTGGACGCCGACGTCCCGGGCTGCCTGGTGCTCGACTGCcgctccttcctctccttcaaCTCGTCTCACATCCCGGGATCCACCAACGTCCGCTTCAGCACCATCGTCCGCCGGCGGGCCAGGGGCGGCTTGGGGCTCGAGCACATAATCCCGAACGAGAACACGCGGAACCGACTGGTCTCCGGGGACTACGACTCCGTGGTCCTGCTGGACGAGCGCAGCTGTGACTTGAGTCAGGCCAAGAAGGACGGGACCCTGATGTTGGCGGTGACTGCCTTGTGCCGGGACTCGTGTGGAGCGCCAGTGTTTGTCCTGAAAG GTGGCTTTGAGCAGTTTTCCACTGACTACCCGGAGGTCTGCACCAAGCCTTCCCCACCACAGGGGCTCAGTTTACCTCTGAGCTCCAGCCGCCCAGAGAGCTCTGACCCCAGCTGCAGTCCCTGTAACACACCTCTTTATGATCAG GGTGGTCCGGTGGAGATCTTGCCCTTCCTGTACCTGGGCAGCGCCTACCATGCGTCCAGAAAGGACATGCTGGACATGCTTGGCATCACAGCTCTCATCAACGTCTCAGCCAACTGCCCCAACCATTTCGAGGATTCCTACGTCTACAAGAGCATCCCGGTGGAGGACAACCACAAGGCTGACATCAGCTCCTGGTTCAACGAGGCCATCGAGTTTATCG ATTCGGTGAAAAACAAAGGCGGCCGCGTCTTCGTCCACTGTCAGGCCGGCATCTCCCGCTCCGCCACCATCTGCCTCGCCTACCTGATGCGAACAAACCGAGTCAAGCTGGACGAGGCCTTTGAGTTTGTGAAGCAGCGGCGCAGCATCATCTCTCCTAACTTCAGCTTCATGGGTCAGCTGCTGCAGTTCGAGTCGCAAGTCCTGGCGTCGTCCAGCTGCTCGTCGGAGGCTGGGAGTCCGGCCATCAGAACCAGCGGAGGCAGCACGGTGTTCAACTTCCCCGTGTCCATCCCTGTGCATGCCGCGGCCGGACAGCGGACTTTCCTCCACAGCCCTATCACCACCTCGCCCAGCTGCTGA
- the neurl1b gene encoding E3 ubiquitin-protein ligase NEURL1B: MGNTTPKPLIDASLQPRPVASRQYYTLNNGAGVERRTSAPPLNINVDSPRFHPHSKGKNIRLDGQLRRATRKNSFCNGITFSHRPVHLYEKVRLRLTGVHTGWSGALRFGFTSLDPSDLMAAEIPKYACPDLVTRPGYWAKALPERLALKDNVLSFWADRHGRVFYSINDGEPILFHCGLSIGCPLWAIIDIYGITQEVTLLESTFAESVGSNCLSAARLSAYLPQSSHDSANYSNNQLENNQVAAAKMANVKLNNYPGLIPCCTPTSSSATPSPSVSSTAFTVPRFRNIPSPLDNDLHFHPIRGSDVILSADRSVACIHCLDSSRTLVFCDRPLHVGETLYVEVGHLGFPYFGALLFGLTSCDPAGLQAEDLPADPEVLLDRKEYWVVHRGFPMPFSGDVLSFSLLPSGEVHHGVNGVGRGRLLCVDASQVLWTFFTLHGAINRLRIIGTQQSSPPPTSPSTSQSSSPDDSDSDLAFSVNRSSSASESSLVTAPSSPLSPPVSPTLSASEAPLAGKNGECTICFDQEVDTVIYTCGHMCLCNDCGLKLKRRINSCCPICRRPIKDVIKTYRP, translated from the exons ATGGGGAACACGACGCCTAAACCTCTAATAG ATGCAAGTCTGCAGCCTCGCCCGGTGGCAAGCAGGCAGTACTACACCCTGAACAACGGGGCGGGTGTAGAGAGGAGGACGTCGGCGCCTCCATTGAACATCAATGTGGATTCACCTCGGTTTCACCCGCACAGCAAAGGTAAAAACATCAGGCTTGACGGGCAGCTTCGCCGGGCTACGCGCAAGAACAGCTTCTGCAACGGCATCACCTTCAGCCACAGGCCGGTGCATCTCTACGAGAAG GTGCGATTGCGGCTGACTGGCGTGCACACGGGATGGAGTGGAGCTCTGCGCTTCGGGTTTACCAGCCTGGATCCAAGCGATCTGATGGCGGCTGAAATCCCTAAGTACGCTTGTCCGGATCTAGTTACGAGGCCTGGCTACTGGGCCAAGGCCCTGCCTGAGAGACTTGCCTTGAAGGACAACGTGCTGTCCTTCTGGGCCGATCGTCATGGGAGAGTTTTCTACAGCATCAACGACGGCGAGCCCATCCTCTTCCACTGTGGGCTGAGCATCGGCTGCCCGCTGTGGGCCATCATAGATATCTACGGCATCACACAGGAGGTCACGCTGCTGG AAAGCACCTTTGCTGAGAGCGTGGGGTCGAACTGTCTGAGTGCCGCCCGCCTGAGTGCCTACCTGCCGCAGAGTAGCCACGACTCAGCCAATTACAGCAACAACCAGCTGGAGAACAATCAGGTGGCGGCTGCCAAGATGGCCAACGTCAAGCTCAATAACTATCCTGGGCTCATTCCCTGCTGCacgcccacctcctcctctgccacgCCGTCACCGTCTGTCTCATCCACCGCTTTCACCGTCCCCAGATTCCGCAACATTCCATCTCCTCTAGACAATGACTTGCACTTTCATCCAATCCGAGGCTCCGATGTGATCCTGTCAGCTGACCGCTCGGTGGCCTGCATCCACTGCCTGGACAGCAGTCGGACGTTGGTCTTCTGCGATCGTCCACTCCACGTGGGAGAAACTTTGTACGTAGAAGTTGGCCATCTGGGTTTCCCATACTTCGGGGCGCTCTTGTTCGGCCTTACGTCATGTGATCCCGCCGGTCTGCAAGCTGAAGACTTGCCGGCCGACCCTGAAGTTCTACTGGACCGTAAAGAGTACTGGGTGGTGCACCGGGGCTTCCCAATGCCGTTCTCCGGTGACGTGCTGAGCTTCAGCCTGCTGCCCAGTGGAGAGGTCCACCACGGGGTGAACGGCGTGGGACGTGGCAGACTGCTGTGTGTGGATGCTTCCCAGGTCCTCTGGACCTTCTTCACGCTACATGGAGCTATAAACCGACTCAGGATTATAG GAACACAGCAGTCAAGTCCTCCACCTACATCGCCCAGCACTTCACAGAGCAGCAGTCCAGATGACAGTGACTCAGATTTGGCCTTCAGCGTCAACAGATCCTCCTCTGCGTCTGAATCCTCTCTGG TGACCGCACCCAGCTCTCCACTCAGCCCTCCGGTCTCGCCCACCCTCTCCGCCTCAGAAGCTCCTCTGGCTGGTAAAAACGGGGAATGCACCATCTGCTTCGACCAGGAGGTGGACACGGTCATCTACACCTGCGGTCACATGTGTCTGTGCAACGACTgtggactgaagctgaagagacgCATCAACTCCTGCTGCCCCATATGCAGGCGGCCAATCAAAGATGTGATCAAAACATATCGGCCATGA